cccctgtggcatcccaacatatctccatcatcatcatcatcatctcagttCTTTatggtgtagtgtagaccagcctcctgtggcacaactctgtcggtaaattggtctgcacaactggcttcatatggatgaaaAAGTCAAGTATCTgcctttagtaaaaaaaaaaaataaataaataacgaagaaaaaacataattCCATTTGTTGCaaattagaaaatttaattttctttttctgcaATTCATAACTTACGTAATTTTGGTTTTAGAACATtaagtatttctgtatttttctttgttCTAGCAACATAATGTAAGGGTAACAAAATGGTTCCTCCCAACTTCGAGTTTTCAGCGATACTATGCCATTGAAAAGAAAGTGTATTCACGTGATAAGCCACATTGCAATGTAGGAACTATTGGACACGTAGACCATGGCAAAACTACTCTCACAGCAGCTATCACGAAAGGTAAATTGCTTCATTGTTTGTATTCTGTTTATTCAGAAGGAGAGTAGCTTGATGTTCTTCCATTGCTAGTGTGAAGTATATAAAAAGTTCGCATTGTTTGCAAAGATTGGATCTATAGTACAACCTTCATTTAACGTTTTTCTGGTGACAAAGAATATTTCAGAAGAATATCCTAATCATGGTTGCTACCCATGGCTAAAGCGAGTCATTCACTTGGATTGAATCATTTGTTCACCTCAAGATGGATGTAGAACCAGCCTTACCTAGCAGTGTAAAAAGTTCAAGCTATCGCTCTTCTTAATAATCAGCATGttgaaataaccatttttcttgtATTTAAAGGGAATGTTATTTGATGACTGTGATTTGAATTTCGTAAATTCTTACAATAGTGTGTTTGATATCTGAAGTTCATGCCTTTCTGTAATATGGCGACAgaagttttcaataatttatgcaGTTGCTGTGGAAAACTGATGCTTTAGCCACATATCACGCAAGAGCAGTGTAGtctaactataggcctatattaaaatttatttttaaacagacttaaatataatcatttatttactcTTAGTCTCGTTTCTAAGTACatcatattctttctttcttgtatattaataaaatgtagtccacacctgtggagtaacggtcagcgcgtctggccgcgaaaccaggtggcccgggttcgaatcccggtcagggcaagttacctggttgaggttttttccgggattttccctcaacccaatacgagcaaatgctgggtaactttcggtgctggaccccggactcatttcaccggcattatcaccttcatttcattcagatgctaaataacctagatgttgatacagcgtcgtaaaataaccaaataaaataaaattaataaaatgtatttttccgTGGTGAAAACAAAGTAGTGCAAGGAGATAAGAATGAATGAAGCTAGTAAGACTGGAATTTATAACATAAGGATTATTACTAACTCTGTAATTGAATTTTTTGTAACTCAAGTTTTCTGTATGCATTTCCATCCATTAAGGATGAGATAGCCTctttaaagataaaataaaactttgtatatactgtaaatgtcCAATACTTTCACATTATAAATGCCATATTATGGAACTGTTACCTTCCTGGACTTTAATTCGAGTTGTGTAAATGTTGAAGGAAGGAGCATCTGGTGAGTTGCAGCTAATGCACGTCTGTCTGATAGATGATGCACATGTAATACTGTAATCACTCTATCTCTGAATCACTAACTGTGCATTCTAGACCTACTGACCTGAATGACACGTTTTTGGAGAATTTTTGTTGGTTCCATTGCATATGTATGTGAATGGAAGATGAGAAGAGAGGAGGCAAGAGAACATTTTAAAACTTATCTTATTCTCATGCAATCCTGCATTACCAACATAGAGACAGGAGATAACTGGACATCCACCAGGCTGAAAACTTTTGTGGACCGTAACAGTCCTTCTGGGATTATAACCTGCCTggctggtgatgatgatgattttattttcatttattttctcagatacataaaatagtaaaacaggtTTAAGCTAATAAATGCtatttcttcaaataattaatgctataaaatgctatttttaaagatatttttgCTACATATGCAACAGATTAATGCTATAATTCCACACCTCTACAAATGCAGCGTAAGTGAAAATTGCTGGCTATTTAGAAGTACGAAGCTTGTATGAGCTATTGTATGAAATgaagttataaaattgtaaatgtgCTGCAGCATATTGGATGGAGTTAGTTTTCAagattgtgttattgtttgttttcagtTTTGGCTGACAAAGCGCTTGCGAAAGAGAAAGGGTATGCTGAGATCGACAACGCACCTGAGGAGAGGGCGCGAGGGATCACAATCAATGTCGCCCACATCGAGTACCAAACTCCCAACAGGCACTACGGGCACACGGACTGTCCAGGACATGCTGATTACATAAAGGTGATTAGGCCTTGATGCAAGCATTTTGAGTGTCTCCCCACGATTTTCTTGGTTAGTAATTCAGAAgttgtttaggtgaggggtttggactttttctattgctggttgtcacaatcaaaaattattataagtgtcttaatttttgattgtgacaattagcaatggaagaagtccaaacccctcacctaaacattaatgatccaccattgctttccaaccccacATTTAGATCAATTCAGAAGCTGTCAGGACGGACATGCTTTGTGCATATGGAGAACATGTTGGTGATAGGGTGCGAAATGTTACTTCTGCAATTTTTAATTCTCTCTGAATATTCATATCTTTGTATCTAATTTTGTGTATGCAGAAGTACTTTAAAATTTCGTTTTCGCTGCCTATGATTCCTTTTCTGTCACATACATTTCGTATGGTCCAGACTTCACTGCCACTGCAAGCATTGATTTTGTCAGATGTTCTAGATATTGATTCTTGTGTATTTCTAGGTTCGTTCATAGAGTGCAATTCAAAATTTTTGCTAGTGCGTCAAATTTCTTCTCATTACCAGTATAATAGCTTAAATGTAAGTGCATGATGAATGATTTTGTCATGTATAGGCTACATGTTTAGTAACGAgttcttttcttttattgtgCGTGAGAAAATACTGCAcccgatacccggccctggaacaatttttccctcgaaattattcaaatcaactttacagggagttatacctgaaagccttgatttgcataatacacgtcactgtacgttacagaaaaccacaatttaagtcacacagagttagtgtgcactcagtgttggttgcttgacagttgtcagcccactttgagatgtgtggatatagagggaaaaattggatcggtgtctggtagagttcccggttagctcagttggtagagcgttggcacgtttaaccaaaggttccgggttcgatacccggccccggaacaatttttccctcgaaattattcgagaAAATACTGTGTGATTAACATTTCGTGGGCTGCATGGACGTTAACTCTTCACATATGGTGGAAGCTCTACAATCTATGACTGTGATTATGGTTGGCGACGACTAAGTCGAGCTTCTGCATGTGAGAGTTAATGCTGATGTGCCTCACGAAATGTCGTCAGATAGTATTTCCTCATACACAATAAATACCCTAACTCTTCATTTAGAAGTTGAAATTGTCTCATTACATTTCTCTTCCAGTAGTTAGAACCCAATAAACAGAATGTTGTGAACTGGGAGTAATGTATCTCTACAAACAGCAGTTGAGATTTCGGTTAATGTAAATGCTTTCATGGTGTCTCTGTTTCTATTATTGTTTTAAGGAATTTACGCAGATTATAAATAATGTGGAGCGAAACGCATTGTCATAttccttcattaatttatttcccaTCAGAATAACTATTTCCCGTTCTTTCTGAATTGTAGTTTTCTTTTTAtgtggtggaagtgaaataaccctgcatatATTCAGAGCAAATAACTCATGTTTtatataacaaaaaagtgtaataccatattggtggaaagttcgtagttttttcagaaaaaaaatttttttttcaaatgtttaacacgctcttattcggtaattattTGCAAATAGGATCGTGacttttgtccatattgatacAAAATTGAATAAAGAATGATTTACCCCTCTGGCATATTCCAATAGGATGGacagttttcatgtaaatttaatttaaaaaccgctaatttcaagccactgaacgatgcaatcagattgcaacgttgtagccagaaaCGGAAATGTGAGATAGTTCACgtacagagacagacctgagttcgttgacctcatATGAGGAAAAAGATAACTGTGTTagcagcgatgttgccagactgctgaaactttcgacttaattttctaattaaccgtgcatttagtcACAAAACATAGtataggtttcctattcatttaagtgtaccctatcgtcttctcaatctgcaggattatttcacttcctcctTGTATATGTCTGTTGTTTGCTGAGtttcatatcattttttaaaatttgcattAATCTGACTTTCATTTACTTTGTCAAATGCTTTTTTCAAATCAGTGAAAGGTAAACATGTCTTCGTGTTATACCAGCTGTTCCCCACTCCTCCTCCTTTAATAATTTGATGAAAAGCAACCATCTGCACAAGATCACCCTTTGCGGAATCCTTTCTGCTCTTCAATCAGTGTGGCATTGTGCACTACTCTATGCACGTGGCACTACAGACCATTAAGGACCTTTGCCTTCCTTGCATATTTTGTGATCCTTAATTAGCAGGTTGATTCCTTTATAATTTCTGCTGTTAGTTTGCTTCCCATTTAACTTCGTGTGGCTGTATTTGGTCAAGATAATACATTTACTTTTGAAATCAGGACTTGCGTTTTACATTAATATATGTATAACAAATATTTGTTACGATAGTTAATGTCATTACAGATTCTCGTTGTAAcagatttttactttattttctgtGGTTTGACATTAAAGCATCTTCAGACTTGAACAGTACTTTTAGAAACAAAGGAACTTTGTTTGTGACTGAAATTAAATTGGACTGTTCAGATGTGTGTTACCAGTATACCTGTCTGCAGTCCATACTGTTGTACAGCTACAGAATTACTATTATAATCTTTTCACTGTTAGAATAATCCTAATGTAAGTGCAAGCATTTGCCTGGCAAACCCGTGATTGGCTGCTGGTCTAAGcacttaagcctggttcagatGGTGCTTGTTTCcatgatggattccaaggtggctgcgctgatggctaccctgcgtgctcacttgctgaaagtaatgcgctctggtagCTGCTTTggggctagcttgctggatttcgagggtaggttccttgctattttttgtgttggtttgcaggctggaaccaacgATGATGATATattatcaccactgaaaccatgtcacCATGTTCGttattttccaactaaacctgtttttttttttttctatattctttagtttctaagaaacagcaattaaatatcggactttggctgttttgcacttatggcttaattacgaatttactattgttaatgtaggactttagtgtTTTCTACTcatggtttagtttctttttgaccatgagtgttggcaacatgaaacagcagatgattttccaattcgaaCTGTGAAAAAAGCCAGCTGCGTGAGAACAACAACCATCACTGTAGCCAGCATCGTACCCACCATGGCACCCAGCTTGCTAGCCAGCAAGGAAACAAGCACTGTCTGAACCAGCTTTTACACGATGCACGAAAATATAGTGCTGTATTTGAGGGTCagaactttgtatttattttaaaagcaaatttgaaTTTTAGTTGGTAAATGCAATAAAACATATAACGTGACTCATATGTATGacattatgtaaaagaaaagttacttttatattattgttatttactaAGAATTTCCCAACAGAGGGATGAATACAAAGAGGTAGTCTTTTCTTGTAACAAGATGGCATCATTTCACTTCGAGCTTCCTGTCCGTGCAAGCACGTGGTATCATGGCATCTGCATCCTCAGTCAGTGGGGATGGTTAAACTCAGGAGAGGATTAATGCGTTAGTCCGATATTTCAGCCTTGCTCTGAAGTTTAAAataattcgattaattagaacGTAATTCACGgactatgtattatatgtcttcctCGTGTTCTCGTaattgtttcctaagcaaatgaatgcacaGAAGTGAGGTCAGACCTACTTTAACGAGTGACCGGAAATGTTCAACATGAAGCAGAATGTACAGCAGGGGGTGGGGTCACTGTGCCCAATCAAGTCTCATTTCAGTCACAAGCTGTTGTGTACTGCAGGAGTATTCCAACAGTGGAAGGATTATAAGTAATCACGCTGGATTGTATATATTTGTTCCTATTTTAGTTGAAATATAAAACTAGTGCTGTTATTTGTTGCCTCCAGAATATGATCACTGGGACAGCCCAGATGGACGGAGCAATTCTCGTTGTTGCTGCAACTGATGGAGCCATGCCACAAACTAGAGAACATCTGCTTCTTGCCAAACAGATTGGCATTAACCATATTGTTGTGTTTATTAATAAGGTAATGTATGGTATGTCTTCTTAACATGTAATGTTTAACCTTTTGAACAATTtttgagtacgcagtcacaccataacagcgcttgtcatttctacctgatcagtctgtttctagtgttcgaacagtgaatgtactatataaaaatgttgaatgttgaagcgtaaagtgtttttttctttggaagataaggcgaatattataagtgacattgaatatAGTCTTTCGCAagtggacgtgggtcgacagcatagtttaagtaaatcaactgtgagtaacagtatacagtgtaatccattccgcaaaaatgaaatattttaattattttatagtattttattttcttgttcacaatttcattcattcctatcatttaaggttaggggagagacacttcggatatagtgaacttcggatatagtgaacgaaacatgcaagtccgcagaggttcactgtaTATCGTATCATAGAGTAATGTGAATAGTCAGGTATACAAACGTGATAGAAAATGAACTGCTCTACTCTATCCTGTGTTACACATGTGTGTAACCTgttatttcattagttttaagGATCGTCTTCCTTTTTCATCTTCATTCAAAATATTATGGTAGAAATTGCACTTTGTAGAATCGAGTCTTTCTTTACACAGGTTGATGCTGCTGATCAGGAAATGGTTGATTTGGTAGAAATGGAAATACGAGAACTGTTGACAGAAATGGGCTATGATGGAGACAACGCACCAGTTGTGAAGGGCTCAGCCCTTTGTGCTCTAGAAGGAAAAAATCCAGATATTGGTACGTCATCCATGTTATGCACTATAATTACCTCAAAAAATTAAAACCATACAGAtgatttacataattatatgttGTCAGATACTGCAACCAGTGATACACTGCAGGTGTTGTTTTCATCCATAAATGAATAGTCCCTCAGTGATACAATATATACCGTATTCTGTTTTATATCTGTCCAATGCCTGGATGTttggcaacaaagccattagTCTCTTTACTCTCCGATACTTTTGCACCAAGGAATCTTCTTTCTCTACAGCTGCACATCTTTTAGGATGTTccatattcatttcttcattggtGTTGCATAGTATACAGTACGATGTATTCATTACTCCTACTGTGTGTAGATGGCTTGACAAAGAGCCAATCTAAACAAAGCAACACTGAAGGGTACTGAAAACCTGTTTATTTTGTCAGTGTTCTGTAGAGCCTCATACCATCCATCTGGGGCAAAAGGGAAAGAGCACATAGTGAAACCTGCAGTGGGAAAGTTTATGAATTTGcaaattaatgatattaaatgTTAAAATGACATTAATGTGCGAAAATTGTAGTGAGTCGAGAGGTTTAATAAGCTATGACAATAATACAGAATTTCTCACATGTGTGCAATTTCAGGTGCCAGCTCTATAATGCAGTTATTAGAGGAGGTAGACAAGCATATTCCAACACCACAAAGGGACCTTGATAAGCCATTCCTTCTTCCAGTGGAAAACGTGTATTCCATTCCTGGTAAGTAACAGTATTATCTTGCCACAAGAACTTACACAAGTTTTAAAGCTGACTGAAGGAGGTAGAAAATTTCTACTCATGTCATCAGATAAGTTAGAGAGATGAGTTAGAGattcttttctattttatctaaATTGACAATAAACATTTATATCTTTTTGTGTTGCTAATTCAGAATTGTTGCTTTTCGTAAACACAGCAGACATAACAAATGACAATTTGTGATTATTGagaattatacaaactcataatATGGGAATAATCCAGAGTATCGTGAATTGTATCAGTTAAGCATTACTCTTGTTGCAGGCAGAGGAACTGTGGTTACTGGTAGATTGGAAAGGGGAATCCTTAAGAAGGGTAATGACTGTGAATTCATCGGCCACAACAAGACCATTAAAAGTACTGTTACAGGTGAGTGAAGGAGAGGAAGCATGTTAATAAGCATTGCACTTTATATTTTGATAAATGAAACTTGAAAATAATGTAGTAACCTTTTCGGAATAATTTACATGCATATGCATTTTGTATATCTGTAATCTTGTATAATGTGATGTTTCTCATAGGACTAAAAGTTGAACACTTCATCTGTCAGACAGGAGCAGTCAGGTACTGATGTGATGAGTGTTGAAAGTTATTGTGCTGCTGCAAAAAATCGACTCAGTGATTTTCTcagaaatatgcattacaagCATCCCTAATACCTTTAAGGTGATTTGGGTCCAGCAGTTTTTCCTGGAGCTTGGAtatggattttgtttatattgaatatctacaaataaatttatctggacacaatacacatgaaatataataatttttagtaaaaatgaACTGATGTTTTTTGGAAATCAACAATAGACAATGGCAATTTATAGCAAATTAAATGAGACAGTTCtcagttcttttattttttctgtcatgTACAAAAGAAACAGTATAGTTTGTAGGACTGGAGGGTTTCCCGACATTGGATATGGAATAAtgcttctcgggttctcagtcaagtgagttggatagttgcttccTGGCTTTTGacgactagctctgccatcttcttcagggattgaagtgTCTAGACAGTATACAGTATAAGTGGTCAGTAGGGCTTCCTGCTGATGGTGGCATGTTTGGACCCAAACTCAGGATGCTGTGCTCAGGAAAATCCGTTCCTCAATTGAACCCAACTGAAACTCATCAGCAATTCTCAACTGTTTGAAGGACACTCGCCTGAGATGAAGAGATGCAGCTGTCCGAGGATCACAGCCTCCGTGACTTCATTCGCGCAAGATAATTTGAATCAAAActggaaaatgtaattttctcggATGAGTCTGTGTCTTATTCAGTAAACCGTGAGCTGGTATGAGTTTTTCGACCTACAAGGATCCGATATAATGCGAAATACGTGACAGAGTGTGTACATGCTTTGGTCGTGTTTCTGTGTGGATGTCCGTGCTCGGAACCAGATCTCATCACAGTACAGACAGCCAGTTGAAGGGTGCGCATTATCTCCGTATTTTGGAAGATATCATGGGCCCATCAGTGATAGAAATGTATCTCAATGGGGTTATTCTTTTCCAGGAGGATCAGTCGCCAGTCCATAAGACATGGGTAGTTTAACAACAACGAGATGGTTTGGCTTCCTTGTGGGGCTGATCTTAACCCCATTGAAAACATGTGTCATGGCCTGACCCACCCACAGCTTCTAAAGATGCCCTATGATGGCCTTTGGGATGTTGTAGTAGACCTCGTCCAGGGCAAATGCTTCCAGGACTGCCTAAACATTCAGAACATCTTGTGAACACTGTTAACCAtttgtaatatacagagtgtaacaactttaatgtttagaatttctggaacatgttccctgacacattctacgttgattaaacctaacatacctatatccgaaattgagaggttacagagataacagagctggaaaaaatagaacttcttgcagcacCAAGCATTATACCattatacaaggcctattttatggcattactcagtag
The window above is part of the Periplaneta americana isolate PAMFEO1 chromosome 11, P.americana_PAMFEO1_priV1, whole genome shotgun sequence genome. Proteins encoded here:
- the mEFTu1 gene encoding elongation factor Tu, mitochondrial, whose translation is MASWMSARIILSPSVQRIFKKALFAGEITKYQHNVRVTKWFLPTSSFQRYYAIEKKVYSRDKPHCNVGTIGHVDHGKTTLTAAITKVLADKALAKEKGYAEIDNAPEERARGITINVAHIEYQTPNRHYGHTDCPGHADYIKNMITGTAQMDGAILVVAATDGAMPQTREHLLLAKQIGINHIVVFINKVDAADQEMVDLVEMEIRELLTEMGYDGDNAPVVKGSALCALEGKNPDIGASSIMQLLEEVDKHIPTPQRDLDKPFLLPVENVYSIPGRGTVVTGRLERGILKKGNDCEFIGHNKTIKSTVTGVEMFHQILEEAHAGDQLGALVRGVKREDIRRGMVMCKPGSIKAQDHVEAQVYILSKEEGGRPKPFTSFIQLQMFSRTWDVASQVFIPEKEMVMPGEDTKLVLKLFRPMVLEQGQRFTLRDGSLTLGTGVVTKVLQNLTERERLMLVEGKKARQAASQK